One window of the Azospirillum sp. TSH100 genome contains the following:
- a CDS encoding sensor histidine kinase, whose translation MTAPLSQPFSMPGMTPDADAESAWIEVIRKMDETYANLVTQQVELERKNAELEEAQAFIASVLGSMTDVLIACDRDGRIEQTNRAAERALGWSGRELAGRSLRDFLDPAFHPAFARLCSAALQREEVSDVELSLRGPTGPFPVAVNSTVRYDQRGHAIGLVLVGRPVGELRRAYRDLAAAHEGLKQTQQQLVHSEKMASLGRLVAGVAHELNNPISFVYGNAHAMRRYVDRMTTYLDRVHEGTAAPELAALRKELRIDRARADAAATLDGMLEGTERVRDIVAELRRFSSEQKHASERFDLTALLRSAVTWVAKAQMPDLTVVFDLPDTLDIAGHPGHLHQVAMNLVQNAIDAMAGATAKRLELHGREQDGKVFVTIRDTGHGIPDAIVARVFDPFFTTKPVGKGTGLGLSISYQLVRDHGGSLVAANHPEGGAQFTLTLPAAGQREGATR comes from the coding sequence ATGACCGCCCCGCTGTCTCAGCCATTTTCCATGCCCGGCATGACACCCGATGCCGATGCCGAGAGCGCCTGGATCGAGGTGATCCGGAAGATGGACGAGACCTATGCCAATCTCGTCACGCAGCAGGTGGAACTGGAGCGCAAGAATGCCGAGCTGGAGGAGGCGCAGGCCTTCATCGCCAGCGTTCTCGGTTCCATGACTGACGTTCTGATCGCCTGCGACCGCGATGGCCGGATCGAGCAGACCAACCGGGCGGCCGAACGGGCTCTGGGTTGGTCAGGCCGCGAGCTGGCCGGACGGTCGTTGCGCGATTTCCTCGATCCCGCCTTCCACCCGGCCTTCGCCCGGCTGTGCAGCGCCGCCCTCCAGCGCGAGGAGGTCAGCGACGTGGAGCTGTCCCTGCGCGGCCCCACCGGCCCTTTCCCGGTCGCGGTCAACAGCACGGTGCGCTACGACCAGCGCGGCCACGCCATCGGGCTGGTCCTGGTCGGCCGGCCGGTGGGAGAGCTTCGCCGTGCCTACCGCGACCTCGCTGCCGCCCATGAGGGATTGAAGCAGACCCAGCAGCAGTTGGTCCACTCTGAGAAGATGGCCTCGCTCGGCCGTCTGGTCGCCGGCGTCGCGCATGAGCTGAACAACCCGATCTCCTTCGTCTATGGCAATGCCCACGCCATGCGCCGATATGTCGACCGCATGACCACTTATCTGGACCGAGTGCATGAGGGGACCGCCGCGCCGGAACTGGCGGCCCTGCGCAAGGAACTGCGCATCGACCGCGCCCGCGCCGACGCAGCGGCGACGCTGGACGGCATGCTGGAGGGGACCGAGCGGGTGCGCGACATCGTGGCGGAACTTCGCCGCTTCTCGTCGGAACAGAAGCACGCCTCGGAACGCTTTGATTTGACGGCGCTTCTCCGCTCGGCCGTCACCTGGGTCGCCAAGGCGCAGATGCCGGACCTGACCGTGGTCTTCGACCTGCCGGACACGCTGGACATCGCCGGCCATCCCGGCCATCTGCATCAGGTCGCCATGAACCTCGTTCAGAACGCCATCGACGCCATGGCCGGCGCCACGGCCAAACGGCTGGAGCTGCATGGGAGGGAGCAGGATGGAAAGGTCTTCGTCACCATCCGCGACACCGGCCACGGCATTCCCGACGCGATCGTGGCCCGTGTCTTCGATCCCTTCTTCACCACCAAGCCGGTCGGCAAGGGCACGGGTCTCGGTCTGTCGATCAGCTACCAGCTGGTGCGCGACCATGGCGGTTCGCTGGTGGCGGCCAACCACCCCGAGGGCGGCGCACAATTCACCCTGACCCTGCCGGCCGCCGGACAGCGCGAAGGAGCCACACGATGA
- a CDS encoding DUF1656 domain-containing protein produces MIGEIDVYGLFLPPLLILAVLAWAVSALLRRGLRAVGAYGWVWHAPLFDFALYVLVLSGLAGLWSIWSA; encoded by the coding sequence ATGATCGGGGAAATCGATGTCTACGGCCTGTTCCTGCCGCCGCTGCTGATCCTGGCCGTGCTCGCCTGGGCGGTATCGGCTCTGCTGCGCCGGGGGCTGCGCGCCGTCGGTGCCTATGGCTGGGTCTGGCATGCGCCATTGTTCGACTTCGCGCTCTATGTGCTGGTGCTGAGCGGCCTTGCCGGCCTATGGTCCATCTGGTCCGCCTGA
- a CDS encoding nickel-dependent hydrogenase large subunit — MSEEPKRRLIVGPFNRVEGDLEVRLEISGTSVSAAYVNSPLFRGFERILEGRDPMDALVVAPRICGICSVSQSHAAALALAGVMGLEVPHNGLLASNLMAATENVADHLTHFHLFFMPDFARPAYEGRPWFERAETRFKAAQGNAVCRATETRAELFHVLGILGGKWPHTLTLQPGGVTRAVDVRDRVRLLATIRSFRRFLEESLFGAPLERVLALAALEDLERWRVSGPTGDFRLFLEIAEDLDLAHLGRAYGRFLSHGAYAGLEGGHLYRRGAFAEGQDAPFDPTQVAEHHRFSRMAGQDRPHPPFAGSTVPDGMDETGYSWCKAPRLAGLPYETGAIARQLVDGHPLIRALVARDGGSVHSRVVARLLELARTTDAMEGWLRAIDPAAPWCVAAGMPDNAQAVGLTEAARGALGHWLRVERGRIAGYQIIAPTTWNFSPRDIDGVPGPVEQALVGAPVREGERTPLSVQHIVRSFDPCMVCTVH, encoded by the coding sequence GTGAGCGAGGAGCCCAAACGCCGCCTGATCGTCGGCCCATTCAACCGCGTGGAAGGCGACCTTGAGGTCCGGCTTGAGATATCCGGCACAAGTGTCTCTGCTGCCTACGTAAACTCGCCGCTGTTCCGTGGGTTCGAGCGCATTCTGGAGGGCCGCGACCCAATGGACGCGCTGGTGGTGGCACCGCGCATCTGTGGCATATGCTCCGTCTCGCAGAGCCATGCGGCGGCGCTGGCTCTTGCCGGCGTCATGGGGCTGGAGGTGCCGCACAATGGGCTGCTTGCCAGCAACCTGATGGCGGCGACCGAGAATGTCGCCGACCATCTGACCCATTTCCATCTGTTCTTCATGCCCGACTTCGCCCGGCCCGCCTATGAAGGACGGCCCTGGTTCGAGCGGGCGGAGACAAGGTTCAAGGCGGCCCAGGGCAATGCCGTGTGCAGAGCCACTGAGACCAGGGCAGAGCTTTTCCATGTTCTGGGCATCCTGGGCGGCAAGTGGCCACACACGCTGACGCTCCAGCCCGGCGGCGTCACCCGGGCGGTGGATGTGCGCGACCGGGTGCGCCTGCTCGCCACAATCCGCAGCTTCCGCCGTTTCCTAGAAGAGAGCCTGTTCGGCGCGCCGCTGGAGCGGGTGCTGGCGCTCGCCGCGCTGGAGGATCTGGAGCGTTGGCGCGTTTCAGGTCCTACCGGCGACTTCCGCCTGTTCCTGGAGATCGCCGAGGATCTGGACCTCGCGCATCTCGGCCGCGCCTATGGCCGCTTCCTCAGCCACGGTGCCTATGCCGGCCTGGAGGGCGGACATCTCTACCGGCGCGGTGCATTCGCCGAAGGGCAGGACGCGCCTTTCGACCCGACACAGGTGGCGGAACATCACCGTTTCAGTCGCATGGCCGGGCAGGACCGCCCGCATCCGCCATTCGCCGGATCAACCGTACCGGATGGGATGGACGAGACGGGCTACAGCTGGTGCAAGGCGCCCCGGCTGGCCGGTCTGCCTTATGAGACCGGAGCCATTGCCCGGCAACTGGTGGACGGCCATCCGCTGATCCGGGCGCTGGTGGCCCGGGATGGCGGATCGGTGCACAGCCGTGTGGTGGCCCGCCTTTTGGAATTGGCCCGCACCACCGACGCAATGGAAGGCTGGCTGCGTGCCATCGACCCGGCCGCTCCCTGGTGCGTGGCGGCGGGGATGCCGGACAACGCCCAGGCGGTCGGATTGACGGAAGCGGCGCGGGGAGCGCTGGGACACTGGCTGCGGGTGGAGCGGGGACGGATCGCCGGTTACCAGATCATAGCCCCAACGACCTGGAATTTCTCACCACGCGATATCGACGGGGTGCCAGGCCCCGTGGAGCAGGCTCTGGTCGGCGCACCGGTTCGGGAGGGAGAGCGCACACCGCTGTCGGTGCAGCACATCGTGCGTTCTTTCGATCCATGTATGGTCTGCACTGTTCACTAA
- a CDS encoding HupU protein, with protein MRARSLSVLWLQSGGCGGCTMSLLCAESPDLMTLLETAGIRLLWHPSLSEETGAEAVELFERILSGAEPLDVLCVEGSLLRGPNGTGRFHVLAGTGRATIDWARDLAAVADTVMAVGTCAAFGGITAGGENIADACGLQFEGTRRGGALGTEFRARGGLPVINVAGCPTHPNWVTETLMLLAEDALSAEDLDVYQRPRFYADHLVHHGCPRNEYYEYKASAEKPSDLGCLMEHMGCLGTQAHADCNTRLWNGEGSCTRGGYACINCTAPGFEEPGHPFQQTPKFAGIPIGLPTDMPKAWFVALASLAKAATPERVRRNAAADRIVVAPTVRPNRKG; from the coding sequence ATGAGAGCGCGCTCCCTGTCGGTGCTGTGGCTGCAATCAGGCGGCTGCGGCGGCTGCACCATGTCGCTGCTCTGCGCCGAATCCCCCGACCTGATGACGCTGCTGGAGACCGCCGGCATCCGCCTGCTCTGGCACCCCAGCCTGTCGGAGGAAACGGGAGCGGAGGCTGTGGAGCTGTTCGAGCGCATCCTGTCGGGAGCGGAACCGCTGGACGTGCTGTGCGTGGAAGGATCCCTGCTGCGCGGACCGAACGGCACCGGGCGCTTCCATGTGTTGGCGGGAACCGGACGGGCGACCATCGACTGGGCGCGCGATCTGGCCGCCGTCGCCGACACCGTTATGGCGGTCGGCACCTGTGCGGCCTTCGGCGGTATCACCGCAGGAGGCGAGAACATTGCCGACGCCTGTGGTCTTCAATTTGAAGGCACCCGGCGTGGCGGCGCCTTGGGCACGGAATTCCGTGCACGCGGCGGCCTGCCGGTCATCAATGTCGCCGGTTGCCCGACCCATCCCAATTGGGTAACCGAAACGTTGATGCTGCTGGCAGAGGATGCACTGTCCGCCGAAGACTTGGATGTCTACCAGCGTCCGCGTTTCTACGCCGACCATCTGGTCCACCATGGCTGTCCGCGCAACGAGTATTACGAGTACAAGGCCAGTGCGGAAAAGCCGTCGGATCTCGGCTGCCTGATGGAGCATATGGGGTGTCTCGGCACCCAGGCGCATGCGGACTGCAACACCCGCCTGTGGAACGGAGAGGGGTCCTGCACCCGCGGCGGCTATGCCTGCATCAACTGCACCGCTCCGGGATTCGAGGAGCCTGGACACCCGTTCCAGCAGACGCCGAAATTCGCCGGCATCCCCATCGGCCTGCCCACCGACATGCCGAAGGCGTGGTTCGTCGCCCTGGCCTCTCTCGCCAAGGCGGCGACGCCGGAGAGGGTGCGCCGCAATGCCGCCGCCGACCGCATCGTCGTCGCCCCCACCGTCCGCCCCAACCGGAAAGGCTGA
- a CDS encoding HypC/HybG/HupF family hydrogenase formation chaperone → MCIGIPLRVTAVDGVAGRADGGTVIDLSLVPEAAPGDWVLGFLGTARRLLAPDEAAQILDALAAMAAALDGERLDGAFADLTGREPTLPPHLEAARAAGLTEA, encoded by the coding sequence ATGTGCATTGGCATTCCCCTGCGCGTGACTGCGGTCGATGGCGTGGCCGGCCGGGCGGATGGCGGAACGGTCATCGATCTGTCGCTTGTCCCGGAGGCGGCACCCGGCGATTGGGTGCTCGGCTTCCTGGGAACTGCACGCCGTCTGCTGGCCCCGGACGAGGCCGCACAAATCCTCGACGCGCTGGCAGCGATGGCCGCGGCGCTGGATGGGGAACGGCTCGACGGCGCCTTCGCCGACTTGACCGGCCGCGAACCGACCCTTCCCCCCCACCTGGAGGCGGCCCGCGCCGCTGGCCTGACGGAGGCCTGA
- the hypA gene encoding hydrogenase maturation nickel metallochaperone HypA, which yields MALCESLLQAMEEAARVNGFNRVSRVRLEIGRFAGVEVEALRFGFDVVTRSSLADGAELVVLEVPGRGWCFDCNDTVDLDDRLSPCPHCGGSRLHPNGGTEMTIKDLEVE from the coding sequence ATGGCGCTATGCGAAAGCCTGCTTCAGGCGATGGAGGAGGCCGCGCGGGTCAATGGCTTCAACCGCGTCAGCAGGGTCCGGCTGGAGATCGGCCGTTTCGCCGGGGTGGAGGTGGAGGCGCTGCGTTTCGGCTTCGACGTGGTGACGCGCAGTTCGCTTGCCGATGGGGCGGAGTTGGTGGTGCTGGAGGTGCCGGGCCGTGGCTGGTGCTTCGACTGCAACGACACGGTGGATCTGGACGACCGGCTGTCACCCTGCCCACACTGTGGCGGCAGCCGGCTGCACCCGAACGGCGGCACCGAGATGACGATCAAGGATCTTGAGGTCGAGTGA
- the hybE gene encoding [NiFe]-hydrogenase assembly chaperone HybE produces MSAASRFEGSYLGDATRIGAATRMECKICWHVYDPAEGCEHWQVPPGTGFAALPGHWRCPVCDGARDQFMALDGDSAVAETPVPPAVVVAPVTGPTLPTEAIARLEAAFREIHTAQMRGMPIVNDALAVKAVGFRRHGERWLGALVTPWFLNLVLLPGEGDEWSDLVPGTKELIEFPSGWYEFVHANRKGVGAYKACSLFSPMFEFSSMLQATETASAALVSLFDPAIREDGAQTAEIRRRREEELAPPPDPDPVPAEPLRPSRRALLGMGTGDAADA; encoded by the coding sequence ATGAGCGCCGCCTCCCGCTTCGAGGGCTCCTATCTCGGCGACGCCACGCGGATCGGTGCGGCAACGCGGATGGAGTGCAAGATCTGCTGGCATGTCTACGACCCGGCGGAAGGCTGCGAGCACTGGCAGGTGCCACCCGGCACCGGCTTTGCCGCCCTGCCCGGCCATTGGCGCTGCCCGGTTTGCGACGGTGCCCGCGACCAGTTCATGGCGCTGGATGGCGACTCGGCAGTTGCCGAAACGCCCGTCCCGCCCGCTGTCGTCGTGGCGCCGGTGACAGGCCCCACCCTGCCGACCGAGGCCATTGCACGACTGGAGGCGGCCTTTCGCGAAATCCACACCGCGCAAATGCGCGGCATGCCGATCGTGAACGACGCTCTGGCGGTGAAGGCGGTCGGCTTCCGCCGCCATGGCGAGCGGTGGCTTGGGGCCCTGGTGACGCCCTGGTTCCTGAACCTCGTCCTGCTGCCCGGCGAAGGCGACGAGTGGTCGGACCTCGTGCCGGGCACGAAGGAGCTGATCGAGTTTCCGTCCGGTTGGTACGAATTCGTCCATGCCAATCGCAAGGGGGTCGGCGCCTACAAGGCCTGCTCGCTGTTCTCCCCGATGTTCGAGTTCTCCTCGATGCTCCAGGCGACGGAAACCGCTTCGGCGGCTCTGGTCTCCCTGTTCGATCCCGCCATTCGCGAAGACGGCGCCCAGACCGCCGAGATCCGACGCCGGCGTGAGGAGGAACTGGCGCCTCCGCCCGATCCCGATCCGGTCCCGGCCGAGCCGCTACGCCCGTCGCGCCGCGCGTTGCTGGGCATGGGGACCGGAGACGCTGCGGATGCATGA
- a CDS encoding hydrogenase, with protein sequence MTDLAPQPTKPRLSLPPLVDLLTDSHGYPRLDHADDRPWLDDPAKNWVVFLPGHGKGNAETADIAVILPELVRALHPRLTPAVAGEAAERAILALTGMMSLPALVFLRGDRLLGSIPRVRDWDDYLQRIGEILEGGAA encoded by the coding sequence ATGACCGACCTCGCCCCCCAACCGACCAAGCCTCGGTTGTCCCTGCCGCCGCTGGTCGATCTGCTGACCGACAGTCATGGCTACCCGCGACTGGATCATGCCGACGACCGGCCGTGGCTGGACGATCCGGCGAAAAACTGGGTGGTCTTCCTGCCCGGCCATGGCAAGGGCAATGCGGAGACCGCCGACATCGCCGTCATCCTGCCGGAACTGGTTCGCGCGCTGCATCCGCGCCTGACCCCGGCGGTGGCCGGCGAGGCAGCGGAGCGGGCGATCCTGGCGCTGACCGGGATGATGAGCCTGCCGGCCCTGGTCTTCCTGCGCGGCGACCGGTTGCTGGGCAGCATCCCGCGCGTGCGCGACTGGGACGATTATCTGCAACGGATCGGCGAGATTTTGGAAGGCGGTGCGGCATGA
- a CDS encoding HyaD/HybD family hydrogenase maturation endopeptidase → MTEPQILAWSLYEQWFSGGTPQHGTKSRGTGMELAENQGGNEAARILVLGIGNILWADEGFGVRTVERLAADWRFPDTVTLMDGGTQGLYLLPHLESADALIVVDAIDYGLPPGTRRVFHGDDVPAFLGAKKMSLHQTGFQEVLASAMFIGRCPQKLILVGVQPECLEDYGGGLTDTVAAQVSPTIEVILTLLRDEFGIEGTRRDAASDIAAPAIARDAYEGGRPSAQDACRIGDARILAVLSAPET, encoded by the coding sequence ATGACCGAACCGCAGATCCTGGCATGGAGCTTGTATGAACAATGGTTCAGCGGCGGGACGCCGCAGCATGGGACAAAAAGCCGGGGCACGGGAATGGAGTTGGCGGAGAACCAAGGCGGTAATGAAGCGGCGCGAATCCTGGTGTTGGGCATTGGAAACATCCTGTGGGCCGACGAGGGCTTCGGCGTCCGCACGGTGGAACGTCTGGCCGCCGATTGGCGCTTTCCCGACACCGTCACCCTGATGGATGGCGGGACCCAAGGCCTGTATCTGCTGCCTCATCTGGAAAGCGCCGACGCGCTGATCGTCGTCGATGCCATCGACTATGGCCTGCCGCCCGGCACCCGCCGGGTCTTCCATGGTGACGACGTTCCAGCCTTCCTGGGCGCCAAGAAGATGAGCCTCCACCAGACGGGTTTTCAGGAAGTATTGGCGAGCGCCATGTTCATCGGCCGCTGCCCGCAAAAGCTGATCCTGGTCGGCGTCCAGCCTGAATGCCTGGAGGATTACGGCGGCGGCTTGACCGACACCGTTGCCGCCCAGGTCTCTCCGACCATCGAGGTCATCCTTACCCTTCTGCGCGACGAGTTCGGCATCGAGGGCACGCGACGTGATGCCGCCTCCGACATCGCCGCCCCTGCCATCGCCCGCGACGCTTATGAGGGCGGACGGCCGAGCGCCCAAGATGCATGTCGCATCGGCGATGCCCGCATTCTGGCGGTCTTGTCGGCCCCCGAGACTTGA
- a CDS encoding hydrogenase expression/formation protein, whose product MSSLFGMTHPPVGFGPGSQPDASEEGLEYLPMPSGMRVYEPHLPEVVDAARAAAAQAVLTRIHEALTRWSAGEEIRIPVDSLDAPVLALVDEALGEGEVAVKVERAGDRLEIQEASLAGVWRVRAFGDGGTRESLLVGAFPRVALNRAFTAAAAVVTGPAPAGLMNGQPILTELLDRSTAWRRGDASHAVNFSLLPHTPEDLAFIEQRLGVGATTILSRGYGNCRVTATATPNVWWVRYYNSVDTLILDTVEIVDVPAVVCAAVEDIADSAERLAEILDALATDLERVR is encoded by the coding sequence ATGAGTTCCCTGTTCGGCATGACCCACCCGCCGGTCGGCTTCGGCCCCGGCAGCCAGCCCGATGCGAGCGAGGAAGGGCTGGAGTATCTGCCGATGCCCTCGGGCATGCGCGTTTACGAACCGCACCTGCCGGAGGTCGTGGACGCCGCCCGCGCCGCCGCCGCCCAGGCTGTGCTGACCCGTATCCACGAAGCACTGACCCGCTGGTCGGCCGGCGAGGAAATCCGCATTCCGGTCGACAGTCTCGACGCTCCCGTCCTGGCCCTGGTCGACGAGGCGCTGGGCGAAGGGGAGGTGGCGGTCAAGGTGGAACGGGCCGGCGATCGGCTGGAGATTCAGGAGGCATCTCTGGCTGGCGTCTGGCGCGTGCGGGCCTTCGGCGATGGCGGCACACGTGAAAGTCTGCTGGTCGGAGCCTTCCCCCGGGTGGCGCTGAACCGCGCCTTCACCGCCGCAGCAGCGGTCGTGACCGGCCCGGCGCCAGCGGGTTTGATGAACGGTCAGCCGATCCTGACGGAACTGCTGGACCGCAGCACCGCCTGGCGCCGCGGGGACGCATCCCACGCGGTTAATTTCAGCCTGCTGCCCCATACGCCCGAGGATCTGGCCTTCATCGAGCAGCGGTTGGGTGTAGGCGCCACCACCATCCTGTCGCGCGGCTATGGCAATTGCCGCGTCACCGCCACCGCGACGCCGAATGTCTGGTGGGTGCGCTACTACAATTCGGTCGACACGCTGATCCTCGATACGGTGGAGATCGTCGACGTGCCGGCGGTGGTTTGTGCCGCGGTGGAGGACATCGCCGACAGCGCCGAACGGCTGGCCGAGATCCTCGACGCCCTGGCAACCGATCTGGAGCGGGTGCGATGA